The Pyrus communis chromosome 2, drPyrComm1.1, whole genome shotgun sequence genome includes a window with the following:
- the LOC137726793 gene encoding auxin-induced protein 15A-like, with product MGFRLPSVIPAKKLLRRSFSNSSQEVSNNLADVPKGYFPVYVGKSEKQRFVVPISILNQPSFQDLLSEAEEEFGYDHPMGGVTIPCGQDTFLVLISRLSAL from the coding sequence ATGGGGTTCCGTCTTCCATCTGTAATTCCTGCTAAGAAACTTCTTCGACGGTCTTTTTCAAATTCAAGTCAAGAAGTTTCGAATAATTTAGCAGATGTCCCAAAAGGTTATTTTCCAGTTTATGTTGGCAAGAGTGAGAAGCAGCGGTTTGTTGTTCCTATATCCATCCTCAACCAGCCTTCATTTCAAGACTTGCTAAGTGAGGCTGAAGAAGAATTCGGATATGATCACCCAATGGGCGGTGTAACGATTCCCTGCGGACAAGATACATTCCTTGTTCTCATTTCCCGCTTGAGTGCCTTGTGA